The Phycisphaerae bacterium genome includes the window CGAGGCGATGGCCGAAACACCTCCGCTCCAAACCGGGCCAGGTCGAACCGCGCCGCCCCCGTCGCCATCATCTCGATCGCACAGCACGCCAACCCAAAGGTCAACGGCCAAAGCGAGTAGGCCCGCCCGAGGTTCAGCAGTTCGTCCAACTTGGCGAACTTGACGTACGGAGCGCAGTCTTTCAGAAGCTGGTCTTCTTGCGCTTCCATTCAAACACACCCTTCTTCCACGCATACACGACCACCAGCGACAGCACCCCGACAAAGATGACCAGCTCGACGAAGTCGCGGATCACGACACCTTCCACCCGGTTGTAGACCACCGCGACCGGCACCAGGAACAGCACATCCACCGCAAAGGCTACGAAAACCAGGGCATACAGGTAGTAGACCGCACTGTAGCGAATCCAGGCGTCGCCGATCGGCTCCATGCCGCATTCGATGGGCTGGCCAGTCTTGTTGGCATACTGGCGTGTCTTCCGGGCGGCCAGTAGGTGGACGACGACGATCGGCCCCAGGGCAAATGCCAGCCCACCCAGCCCGAAGGCAACCACGTAGATCAGATCGAGCGCCGCGCCTTCACTCATCGCTGTCAATTTCCCTCAAGCGTCGATGGGACACGCGCTCCGCAACCGGGCAGCGACCACCACCGAGCGTCAAATCGCACGCCTCGCCGCAGGGTCCTCAGTCCACCATGCCAGTCCCGAGGGCTCGGCGAAGTCGCGACATTGTACAACGATCGCTTCGCCTCGCCTACCCCTCGCTGACCCCACACCACGATGCACCCGATGCCCAACCGCCCTTCCACCCCCCGAAAGCCCAGCCAGGCATCGCCGCCGTTCCCGCCGCGTCCACGGTCCCAGGACCGCACGCTTGGCCTCATTGACCTCAAGCCTCAGCCGTCGAGTGATGAACGACGCGACGCGGCACTTGACTCCGACCCACTCAGCCCGAGTCGCACCTCCCAGCTGCCCAACGTGCCCGGCGCGCAAAAAAAACCGCCGGGAGCGCTGTCGCTTCCCGGCGGTTGCAGTCTCTGGGTCATCGAACATGCGTACAAGCGAATCGGACGAACCAAACGTTGAAGAAGTTCGAGCGTGATGGTGCTTTGATCCATGATGACAGTGCATCATTCATACGATCAAGCCTTTGGCCATTAGTACGGGTCCGCTGAAGACATTCCTGTCCTTACACTTCCCGCCTATCGACCTAGTGGTCTACTAGGGGCCTTCAGACTCCGAAGAGTCACCGAGACCTCATCTTGAGGGGGGCTTCACGCTTATATGCATTCAGCGTTTATCCTTTCCGGACTTAGCTACCCTGCGCTGCCGCTAGCGCGACAACAGGTACACCAGTGGTCCGTACCTTCCAATCCTCTCGTACTAGGAAGATATCCTCTCAAGTCTCGTACGCCCACGGCAGATAGGGACCGACCTGGCTCACGCCGGTCTGAACCCAGCTCGCGTACCGCTTTAATTGGCGAACAGCCAAACCCTTGGGACCGCCTTCAGCCCCAGGATGCGATGGGCCGACATCGAGGTGCCAAACCTCCCCGCCGCTATGGACGCTCGGGGGAGATCAGCCTGTTATCCCCGGAGTACCTTTTATCCGTTGAGCGATGACCCTTCCACACGGGATCACCGGATCATTAGGGCCTACTTTCGTATCTGCTCGACTTGTGGGTCTCACAGTTAAGCCGGCTTATGCCCTTACACTCGTCGTGCGATTGCCAACCGCACTGAGCCGACCTTTGCGCTCCTCCGTTACTCTTTTGGAGGAGACCGCCCCAGTCAAACTGCCCACCTAACACTGTCCCACGCCCGGATTCACGGAGCGCGGTTAGGATACAAATAGCACAAGGGTGGTATTTCAACGTTGGCTAACCGACAGCCAGAACTGCCGGATCATCGCCTCCCACCTATCCTACGCATGCGATATCTGTGGCCAATATCAGGCTACAGTAAAGGTTCACGGGGTCTCTCCGTCTTGCCGCGGGTATGTGGTATCTTCACCACAATTCCAATTTCACCGAGTCGGTCCTTGAGACAGTGCTCCAGTCGTTACGCCATTCATGCGCGTCGGAACTTACCCGACAAGGAACTTCGCTACCTTAGGACCCTCATAGTTAGGGCCGCCGTTTACGGGTGCTTCGGTTGCCAGCTTCAGGGGTTACCCCCTTGACCGCCTTCCTTAACATTCCCGCACCGAGCAGGCGTCAGTCTCTATACGTTGTCTGTTGGACTTGGCAGAGACCTGTGTTTTTGATAAACAGTCGCCAGAGCCGCTTTGCTGTGCCCTCTCCTCTGTATTGCTACCGAGGAGTAGGGACCCCTTTTCCCGAAGTTACGGGGCTAACTTGCCTAGTTCCTTAAGGACCGTTCTCTCGAGCGCCTGAGGCTACTCGCCTCGCCTACCTGTGTCAGTTTTAGTACGGACGTGCCACTTGTCCTCGCATGCTTTTCTCGGCTCTCTCTCCCCGCACTTCGGCAACAAATCGGCCTCGCCCTTGCGGGAACCCTCACGTCTAGTGGTGGGCTGCAGCTTGAGAAAACGCACATGCGAATCAACCGCATGACACGGGGCAGGAATATTAACCTGCTGTCCATCGACTACGCCTTTCGGCCTCGCCTTAGGATCCGCCTAACCCTGGGCGGATTGACCTTCCCCAGGAAACCTTAGGCTTGCGGCGAGAGGGATTTACACCCTCTTTCTCGTTACTCATACCGGCATTATCACTTGATAGGGCCGCAACCACTCCTTTCGGTATGGCCTGTATCTCCCTATCAACGCTCCTCTACCGCTCGTTCGTCCCGAAGAACTCACGAGCCCGCTGCTTCGGTTCCGTGCTTAGTCCCGATCATTATCGGCGCCCAGTTTCTCGACGGGTAAGCTATTACGCACTTTTTAAATGGTGGCTGCTTCTAAGCCAACATCCCCGCTGTCTCGGAAACCAGACTTCCTTATGCACTGAGCACGAATTAGGGACCTTAGCAGACGATCAGGGTTGTTTCCCTTTTGACCGCGGAGATTGACCCCGCGGACTCACTCCCGAGATAGTCGCCACGGTATTCGGAGTTTGGATGAAGGCGGCAGGCTGGTGGCCCCCGCGTTTCAATCAGTAGCTCTACCCCCGTGACGTAGTGGCTCGAGGCTGCCCCTAGAGGCATTTCGAGGAGAACCAGATATCTCCAGGTTTGATTAGACTTTTACTCCTCCCCACAGCTCATGCCAGAACTTTTCAACGTTCACGGCTTCGGACCTCCGCGCCCTTTTACGGGCACTTCATCCTGGCCATGGGTAGATCACCTGGTTTCGGGCCTACCCCCAACGACAGATCGCCCTGTTCAGACTCGCTTTCGCTACGGCTACGCACCGGAGGTGCTTAACCAGGCCGTTAAGGGTAACTCGCCGGTCCATTATGCAAAAGGTACGCGGTCACCCGGATGACCGAAGTCACATCGGGCTCCCACCGCTTGTAAGTACATGGTTTCAGGTTCTTTTAACTCCCCTTGCAGGGGTTCTTTTCACCTTTCAGTCACCTTACTTGTCCACTATCGGTCGTCGAGGAGTATTTAGCCTTGGAGGGTGGGCCCCCCAGCTTCACACGGAGTTCCACGAGCTCCATGCTACTCTGGTAAGCCGATCGTAACGCAGGGCGATCGCTTTCACATACGGGACTGTCACCCTCTGTGGTGTGCCTTTCCAGGCACTTCTGTTAGCGACACCTTTGTAACTGCTCTCGGCTCCCGCAACCCCGACCCGAAGGCCGGTTTGGGCTATGTCCGCGTTCGCTCGCCGCTACTGACGGAATCTCGGTTGATTTCTTCTCCTCCAGGTACTGAGATGTATCAGTTCCCTGGGTTCGCTTCGACGGGCTATGCATTCACCCGCCGATGACGCCATCTCCTTGCGGAGTGACGCCGGGTTGCCCCATTCGGAAATCCCCGGATCAATGCTCGTTTGACAGCTCCCCGGGGCTTATCGCAGCCTACCACGTCCTTCTTCGCCTCTCGACGCCTAGGCATCCACCATGCACCCTTAGTAGCTTGATCGCATGAATGACATACTGTCCATCCACCCAATCAAAGCACCTTTGACGCAAACATCGCGCCAATCAGAACGAGTTTTTCGCTCTCACGCTCGAACGTGATCTTGGATGGTTCGATACCTGACTCGCTTGCAAACATATTCGATTGTCAAAGAGCTACTGCCAGGC containing:
- a CDS encoding NADH-quinone oxidoreductase subunit A, producing the protein MSEGAALDLIYVVAFGLGGLAFALGPIVVVHLLAARKTRQYANKTGQPIECGMEPIGDAWIRYSAVYYLYALVFVAFAVDVLFLVPVAVVYNRVEGVVIRDFVELVIFVGVLSLVVVYAWKKGVFEWKRKKTSF